Proteins encoded in a region of the Pseudomonas sp. PDNC002 genome:
- a CDS encoding low molecular weight protein-tyrosine-phosphatase has translation MLNRILIVCVGNICRSPIAEHLLRESLHGTDIAVGSAGLGALRGHSTDSAALAILHRHGHRPQPHHARQLTVELLHEANLVLVMEQSQIQSVIRLAPEARGKTFLLGKWQADQEIPDPYRKGPEAFELAYELIAASVAAWAARIRNRR, from the coding sequence GTGCTCAACAGGATTCTGATCGTTTGCGTCGGCAATATCTGTCGTAGCCCCATCGCTGAACATCTGTTACGCGAATCGCTGCATGGCACCGACATCGCCGTCGGTTCCGCCGGGCTTGGCGCATTGCGCGGCCATTCGACAGACAGCGCTGCCCTGGCCATTCTGCACCGCCACGGACATCGCCCTCAGCCTCACCACGCCCGCCAACTCACGGTAGAACTGCTACACGAGGCCAACCTCGTGCTGGTGATGGAGCAATCCCAGATCCAGAGCGTGATCCGCCTTGCACCGGAAGCACGCGGCAAGACCTTTCTGCTGGGCAAGTGGCAAGCCGACCAGGAGATCCCCGACCCCTATCGTAAAGGCCCGGAAGCCTTCGAGCTTGCCTATGAACTGATCGCTGCGTCGGTAGCAGCCTGGGCCGCACGGATACGAAATCGTCGGTAA
- a CDS encoding glycosyltransferase family 4 protein, with protein sequence MKILHITESFGGGVTSAINSYILNSQQHEHYLLASVRKGDTTGEEGQGLFKHRELVPRRLSSLARVRPYIERIGPDVIHLHSTYAGALIRALPFIPAEKIVYTPHGFAFLRGDHPLMLKAYRWVESVLAKRTAVIAGCGLDEQRIAAELIRPEQTLGLVNICDELPAVAAIRSLTGKPVIGMVGRISRQKGHAYFQSVANACADVAHFKWIGGGDPQVMAEMERAGIEVTGWRPRAEVIAHMRGLDLYFHTAAWDGFPISVLEAAKLGLPVVLRRIGPFTAEGLATVSDPHSARQEIIAFANGESASCARARRNSESIQALHRGEQLRAALDDLYTRFAPQEVTSRLAVG encoded by the coding sequence ATGAAAATCCTGCACATCACCGAGTCCTTCGGCGGCGGCGTGACCTCGGCCATCAACTCCTACATCCTCAATTCCCAGCAGCACGAGCACTACCTGCTGGCGTCGGTGCGCAAGGGCGATACGACGGGCGAAGAGGGACAAGGCCTGTTCAAGCACCGGGAACTGGTGCCGCGCCGCCTCTCCAGCCTGGCACGGGTACGTCCCTACATCGAGCGCATAGGACCTGATGTCATCCATCTGCACAGCACCTATGCCGGGGCGCTGATTCGCGCCTTGCCGTTCATACCCGCCGAGAAGATCGTCTACACCCCGCACGGCTTTGCCTTCCTGCGCGGAGACCATCCGTTGATGCTCAAGGCCTACCGCTGGGTAGAGAGCGTCCTGGCAAAACGCACCGCGGTGATCGCAGGCTGCGGACTGGATGAACAACGCATCGCCGCTGAGCTGATCAGGCCCGAGCAAACTCTGGGACTGGTGAACATCTGCGATGAGCTACCCGCGGTTGCTGCCATTCGCAGCCTCACGGGCAAACCGGTGATCGGCATGGTCGGACGGATCAGCCGGCAGAAGGGGCACGCATACTTTCAGTCCGTTGCCAACGCCTGCGCCGACGTCGCCCACTTCAAGTGGATCGGAGGCGGCGACCCACAGGTCATGGCGGAAATGGAACGCGCCGGCATCGAGGTCACGGGATGGCGCCCGCGCGCAGAGGTGATCGCGCACATGCGGGGCCTGGACCTGTACTTCCATACCGCCGCCTGGGATGGCTTTCCCATCTCCGTCCTGGAAGCAGCGAAGCTGGGACTTCCAGTCGTCCTGCGACGTATCGGCCCCTTCACCGCCGAGGGCCTCGCAACGGTGTCCGATCCGCACAGCGCCCGCCAGGAAATCATTGCCTTCGCCAACGGCGAGTCCGCGTCCTGCGCCCGCGCGCGCCGAAACAGCGAGTCCATCCAGGCTCTCCATCGCGGCGAACAATTGCGCGCCGCCCTCGACGACCTGTACACCCGCTTCGCCCCACAAGAGGTGACGAGCAGGCTGGCCGTCGGCTGA
- a CDS encoding DUF4197 domain-containing protein, with amino-acid sequence MLRFPVLLAGALLSVNAFALSLSDLSQSDASGGLKDALTQGAQVAVKQLSQPGGFSNDPAVRIELPGKLGKAAKTMKQFGMGAQVDQLEASMNKAAEAAMPQAQALLVDAVKKMTMTDAKGILQGGDHSATDYLNRSSRDQLRAKFLPIIKQATDQVGVAKQYNAFASQAAAFGVVDAKSANIENYVTEEALDGLFKIIAQQEKTIRENPTAAASGLAKKVFGVL; translated from the coding sequence ATGCTGCGATTCCCCGTTCTGCTGGCCGGCGCCCTGCTGTCGGTCAATGCCTTTGCCCTGTCCCTTTCCGATCTCAGCCAGAGCGATGCCTCCGGCGGCCTGAAGGACGCGCTGACCCAGGGGGCGCAGGTTGCCGTGAAACAGCTCAGCCAGCCCGGTGGCTTCAGCAATGACCCGGCGGTACGCATCGAGCTGCCCGGCAAGCTGGGCAAGGCCGCCAAGACCATGAAGCAGTTCGGCATGGGCGCCCAGGTCGACCAGTTGGAAGCCAGCATGAACAAGGCCGCCGAGGCTGCCATGCCGCAAGCCCAGGCGCTGCTGGTGGACGCGGTGAAGAAAATGACCATGACCGACGCCAAGGGCATCCTGCAGGGTGGCGACCACTCCGCCACCGACTACCTCAACCGCAGCAGCCGCGACCAGTTGCGCGCCAAGTTCCTGCCGATCATCAAGCAGGCCACCGACCAGGTCGGCGTCGCCAAGCAGTACAACGCCTTCGCCAGCCAGGCCGCCGCCTTCGGCGTGGTCGACGCGAAAAGCGCGAACATCGAGAACTACGTGACCGAAGAAGCGCTGGACGGCCTGTTCAAGATCATCGCCCAGCAGGAAAAGACCATTCGCGAGAATCCGACCGCCGCCGCCAGCGGCCTGGCGAAGAAGGTGTTCGGGGTGCTCTGA
- a CDS encoding YbaY family lipoprotein, whose product MKALPLLLMTGLLAACGTTASGDKASLDGEVFYLQRIALPPSAQVTVSLQDVSLADAPAVDLAQQQLQSGRQVPLAFHLDYDHNQVKPGHSYAVSARIEDNGRLLFITTERHSVKLDGSDPQPLRVRVDPVR is encoded by the coding sequence ATGAAAGCCCTGCCCCTGCTGTTGATGACCGGCCTGCTCGCCGCCTGTGGCACCACTGCCTCCGGCGACAAGGCGTCGCTGGACGGCGAAGTCTTCTACCTGCAACGCATCGCGCTGCCGCCGAGCGCACAGGTCACCGTCAGCCTGCAGGACGTATCCCTGGCGGATGCTCCGGCCGTGGACCTGGCCCAGCAGCAACTGCAATCCGGGCGCCAGGTTCCGCTGGCGTTCCACCTCGACTATGACCACAACCAGGTCAAGCCCGGCCACAGCTACGCGGTCAGCGCGCGTATCGAGGACAATGGCCGCCTGCTGTTCATCACCACCGAACGCCACAGCGTGAAGCTCGACGGTAGCGATCCCCAGCCGCTACGCGTACGCGTCGATCCCGTGCGCTGA